A segment of the Streptomyces sp. NBC_00376 genome:
CGGCAGCTGCGTCGAGGTCGCCGACAACGTCCCCGGCTTCGTACCCGTACGCGACACCAAACTCACCAACAGCCCGGTCCTGCCCTTCCGTGCACCGGTCCGGGCGGCCTTCGTGCAGAGCGTCAAGCGGTAGAACGACAGCCACGGCCGACGCGCCCGACTCGAAGGGCTGCACTCATCAAGCGTATCCACCGTCGTTGAGGACTTCGCGGATGACGTGCCGGGCGATCGCCGCCATGGCCGGATTCGACTCCCGGTAGTAGTACAGTTCGCCGAGCGCGGTCGACAGCGCCCAGCCACGCCCCCGCGCCCAGGCCGCGTCGTCGGCGTTCAGGGCGGTACGGAAGGTTCCGCGCGCCTGCGCCGGCAGCAGGTACCACGCCGCGATCAGGTCGACGGCGGCGTCGCCCAGTCCCATGCAGCCGAAGTCGATGACGGCGCTGAGCCGTCCGTTCGCGAGCAGCAGGTTGCCGGGTTGCAGATCCGCGTGGATCCAGACAGCGGGACCGGTCGGGGCGGAGGCACCCAGCGCCGCCTCCCACACGGTGAGCGCCGCGGCGGTGTCCACGACCTCGTACAGTTCCGCGAGCGCGGCGCGCGTCGTGGCGTCGCGGGCGGTCAGAGGCTCGCTGCGGAAGGAGGGCGGCCCGTCGGCGGGGTCGATACGGTGCAGCGCCGTGACGAAGTCCGCCAAGTCCGTGGCGAGCGGGCCGGGTTCGGCGATCTCCCCCACCACCGGGTTCGCGCCGTCGAGCCACCGGAAGACCGACCAGTGCCAGGGGTAGCCATCGGCGGGCACGCCTGCGCCCAGGGGCACGGGGATCGCGGCGGGAAGCGACGGGGCGAGCCACGGCAGCCAACGCTGCTCCTTCGCCACGTCGCCGACGGCCCCCGCCGTACGGGGCAGCCGCATCACCAGGTCCTCACCGAGCCGGTACATGGCGTTGGAGGTGCCCACGGGGGTGACCGGTTCGACGCGCAGCTCGGCCCACTGCGGGAACTGCGCGGCGATCAGCCGGTGCACGAGGGACTCATCGATGTCCGGTTCGTCGGCATGCATCTTACCGGTGTGCATGAGGACCCTTCAGGAGTGTGGCACCGACCGGCGGTTGGCGGCCGACGGCCATACGAACGCTCGCGCGCGCCACCCGTCA
Coding sequences within it:
- a CDS encoding DUF397 domain-containing protein, encoding MNTVPDLSAASWRTSSYTNGDGGSCVEVADNVPGFVPVRDTKLTNSPVLPFRAPVRAAFVQSVKR
- a CDS encoding aminoglycoside phosphotransferase family protein — encoded protein: MHTGKMHADEPDIDESLVHRLIAAQFPQWAELRVEPVTPVGTSNAMYRLGEDLVMRLPRTAGAVGDVAKEQRWLPWLAPSLPAAIPVPLGAGVPADGYPWHWSVFRWLDGANPVVGEIAEPGPLATDLADFVTALHRIDPADGPPSFRSEPLTARDATTRAALAELYEVVDTAAALTVWEAALGASAPTGPAVWIHADLQPGNLLLANGRLSAVIDFGCMGLGDAAVDLIAAWYLLPAQARGTFRTALNADDAAWARGRGWALSTALGELYYYRESNPAMAAIARHVIREVLNDGGYA